The segment GTTTGGGACCATTGGCTATGGAAGCTATTAGGAATCCCCAGGATGGTAGATCAGATGTGAATGCAAATGAGGAAGTAATACCTATTGGGGAAGGTGCGTTGGCTATAGAAATAGAATCCATGGGGAATCCTGAAAATGTTAGATTGGATGTGAGtgcaaatgaaaaagaaatatcTGCTGGGGAAGGTGCGTTGGTTATAGAAGCTAATGGACATGGGGTCCAAGAAGCAGGTTTGGGACCATTGGCTATGGAAGCTATCAGGAATCCCCAAGATGGTAGATCAGATGTGAGcgaaaatgagaaagaaatacCTGCTGGGGAAGGTGCGTTGGCTATAGAATCCACGGGGAATCCCCAAGATGTTAGATTGGATGTGAGTGCAAATGAAACAGAAATTTCTGCTGGGGAAGTTGTGCTGGCTATAGAAGTTAATGGACTTGGCTTCCAAGAAGCAGGTTTGGGACCATTTACTATGGAAGCTATTAGGAATCCCCAAGATGGTAGTTCAGATGTGAGCgcaaatgagaaagaaataCCTGCCGGGGAAGGTGCGTTGGCTATAGATTCCACGGGGAATCCCCAAAATGTTAGATTGGATGTGTGtgcaaatgaaaaagaaatatcTACTGGGGAAGGTGCTTTGGCTAACCAAGTCAATGGTAATTGTGATAATGGGCAGTTAACAGCTTTAAGTCCTAATCAAAGCAATGATGGGGATGTAGGAACATCTTCTGTGTTCTCCGGAGATATGACTGCGTTGACAAAGGAGGTTAATGGAGTTACAGGGGTAGCTTCAGTTGCAGACAATTCTACTATGGGTCAGATAGAGACTTCAAGTGTCCAGCTGGCTTAAACAAATCAGAAGAGTGGATCCAGGCAGGTGCAAACCGTGTTTGGGAGAGTGTTCAATTGTTTGGAAATATTTTGCAGTTAGGAAAATATTGAGATGAGGTTTTTAATAGATTTAGACATATTAAGAATTCTATATCAATTAGTTTATTTGGGTGTCTTAGACCATTTAGTCAGAGTTTACATCTTGCGGTGTCCATCAGCTTCGTTTGCATGTATTGGTAGATTCGGAGCAGGAACCACAAAGAACTTTCTGCTATATATCAGTTAGTTTATTTGGGTGTCTTAGAACATTTAGTCAGAGTTTACGTCTTGTGGTGTCTATCAGCTTCGTTTGCTTGTATTGTTAGATTCGGAGCAGGAACCACAAAGAACTTACTGCTATAGTACCTATTCTTAAGGTTACctaaagaacttttttttttttttttaagaaaggtTACCTAAAGAACTTTATTTTGGTGATctgttcaaaaattttattgcCAAGTATCAATATTTGCACTGGATGCTTTTGAGATGAGTTCATCTTTCCCTATAGTGATATaatcatcattttctttttctgaacAAGCGGATGCAAAAATGTTGA is part of the Quercus robur chromosome 9, dhQueRobu3.1, whole genome shotgun sequence genome and harbors:
- the LOC126698769 gene encoding uncharacterized protein LOC126698769 isoform X2; this translates as MLTNEGFQGVSNCYVFKSRLQEYAQKIGLPTPVYETIKEGPSHEPSFRSTVIVNDVRYDSLPGFFNRKAAEQSAAEVALSELAKASEFNQSISQPVHETGLCKNLLQEYAQKMNYAIPLYQCQKDETPGRVSLFSCTVEIGGIRYIGAAAKTKKEAEIKAARTALLAIQSSTSQLSDKSVHKTQLTVIPSKKRGTELAALNEEAENVPKAKKPRFTRRMLKRQQGDKAGNSQVENAGSSRTLIDANGSGLDQTNGHGIQEAGLGPLAMEAIRNPQDGRSDVNANEEVIPIGEGALAIEIESMGNPENVRLDVSANEKEISAGEGALVIEANGHGVQEAGLGPLAMEAIRNPQDGRSDVSENEKEIPAGEGALAIESTGNPQDVRLDVSANETEISAGEVVLAIEVNGLGFQEAGLGPFTMEAIRNPQDGSSDVSANEKEIPAGEGALAIDSTGNPQNVRLDVCANEKEISTGEGALANQVNGNCDNGQLTALSPNQSNDGDVGTSSVFSGDMTALTKEVNGVTGVASVADNSTMGQIETSSVQLA